From a single Capsicum annuum cultivar UCD-10X-F1 chromosome 12, UCD10Xv1.1, whole genome shotgun sequence genomic region:
- the LOC124889269 gene encoding TMV resistance protein N-like, whose product MASSSSFASNSQYRPRWKYDVFLSFRGIDTRKTFTGHLYEGLKNRGIFTFLDDSRMEDSIPEERLKAIEVSQFALVVFSKNFATSRWCLNELVKIMECKEEENGQTVIPIFYDVDPSHVRYQRGDFKKSFDEYVLKHKDDVEGMQKVKRWRTALTAAANIKGPDIRGK is encoded by the coding sequence ATGGCATCTTCTTCCTCTTTTGCGAGTAATTCACAGTACCGTCCTCGATGGAAGTATGATGTGTTTCTAAGTTTTAGAGGTATAGATACTCGTAAAACATTTACGGGTCACTTGTATGAAGGTTTGAAAAACCGGGGAATATTCACCTTTCTAGATGACAGCAGGATGGAGGATTCTATTCCAGAAGAACGCCTCAAAGCTATCGAAGTGTCTCAATTTGCACTCGTTGTTTTCTCAAAGAATTTTGCTACATCGAGGTGGTGCTTGAATGAACTAGTGAAGATCATGGAATGCAAGGAAGAAGAAAATGGACAAACAGTCATACCGATCTTCTATGATGTGGATCCATCACATGTTCGATATCAAAGGGGAGACTTTAAAAAATCATTTGACGAATATGTACTGAAGCATAAGGATGATGTTGAGGGGATGCAGAAGGTGAAACGATGGAGAACTGCTCTAACTGCTGCTGCAAATATAAAAGGACCTGATATCCGTGGCAAGTGA
- the LOC124889393 gene encoding TMV resistance protein N-like has translation MKDGGLLKDIGCLHSLEELTLSGNNFEYFPQSIAQLSALRFLGLSHCKKINFELIVGMKNLEALNLSYCNLIDGELPDDIGCLSSLKELNLSGNNFGHLPRRIAELGALRCLDLSHCKRLTRLPEFPVLLDTIEADWTNYWICNSLFQNISLVQHDISASDSLSLRVITGRRWHGMPTFPYQGIDGVSVNLPENWYIHDSFLGFAVCYHGILTDITAHLIPLYDDDGMSCITRKLVLSNHSEYAIKLPCIHFFLIPFTGLWDISTANGKTPNDYGHIMLSFSKKEEYEFRLLYKDELMV, from the exons ATGAAGG ATGGAGGACTTCTGAAAGACATTGGATGCTTACATTCTTTGGAAGAGTTAACACTTAGCGGAAataattttgagtattttcctcAAAGCATAGCCCAACTTAGTGCTCTTCGATTCTTGGGATTATCACATTGCAAGAAGATTAATTTTGAACTTATCGTGGGGATGAAAAACTTGGAGGCTTTGAATCTCAGTTACTGCAATCTAATAGATGGAGAGCTTCCAGATGACATTGGATGCTTATCCTCtttgaaagagttgaatctcagtgGAAATAATTTTGGGCATTTGCCTCGAAGAATAGCCGAACTTGGTGCTCTTCGGTGTTTGGACTTATCACATTGCAAGAGGCTTACACGGCTGCCAGAATTTCCAGTTCTATTAGATACAATAGAAGCAGATTGGACAAATTATTGGATCTGTAATTCGCTATTTCAGAATATCTCATTAGTGCAGCATGACATCTCTGCTTCAGATTCCTTGTCACTAAGAGTGATTACAGGTCGGCGGTGGCATGGGATGCCAACGTTCCCATACCAGGGAATTGATGGTGTGTCAGTCAATTTGCCTGAGAATTGGTACATACATGATAGCTTCTTGGGGTTTGCTGTATGTTACCATGGCATATTAACCGACATCACAGCTCACTTGATTCCCTTATATGATGATGATGGGATGTCGTGTATCACCCGGAAACTTGTCTTATCCAACCATTCAGAATACGCTATAAAACTTCCTTGTATTCATTTTTTCTTGATACCTTTTACCGGTTTGTGGGATATTTCTACGGCAAATGGAAAAACACCAAACGACTATGGGCACATCATGTTATCTTTCTCCAAGAAAGAAGAGTATGAATTCCGTTTGCTGTATAAAGATGAACTAATGGTTTAG
- the LOC124889270 gene encoding uncharacterized protein LOC124889270: protein MMIVSTMTKPIAPLLRNKGHHELQMQTEKRRWYVASKSNRSKGEAFPVIRRTSTDRATILPSGCRAQILSPPPPSSTEVAYFFIASDPLSNLRVVAIQSTVLLSQNKSCVT, encoded by the exons atgatgatagtgaGCACCATGACGAAGCCAATTGCTCCTCTTCTAAGAAACAAAGGTCACCATGAGCTGCAAA TGCAAACTGAGAAGCGAAGATGGTATGTTGCATCAAAAAGCAACCGGAGCAAAGGAGAAGCATTTCCAGTAATCAGACGTACCTCCACTGATAGAGCAACTATTCTTCCATCAGGATGTAGAGCTCAAATACTTTCTCCGCCACCACCAAGTTCTACCGAAGTAGCATACTTCTTTATTGCGTCTGATCCACTGTCAAATCTGCGTGTAGTAGCAATACAAAGTACAGTTTTGTTATCTCAGAATAAGAGTTGTGTGACATAG